One genomic window of Monodelphis domestica isolate mMonDom1 chromosome 1, mMonDom1.pri, whole genome shotgun sequence includes the following:
- the CCDC32 gene encoding coiled-coil domain-containing protein 32 isoform X1 — translation MGWSDGKNKEGQLRVQMKSFESIDSTVPRSSRDLWAEICSCLPNPDQGNDPKDAFSDSFMDLSSGGKNEKEAAVLTVRPDLKPWAPLQDSEVYLASLEKKLKRIKGLSQEVTSKDMLRTLAQAKKECWDRFLQEKLESEFFMEGLESDESTLEHFKRWLQPDKVAISAEEIQYLIPPESQSEKPREEPASVEQ, via the exons ttaaGGGTCCAAATGAAATCATTTGAGAGCATTGATTCTACTGTTCCAAGGTCCAGCCGGGACCTCTGGGCAGAAATCTGTTCCTGTTTGCCAAATCCTGACCAGGGGAATGATCCCAAAGATGCCTTCTCTGATTCCTTTATGGATTTATCTTCTGGGggtaaaaatgagaaagaagctgCAGTCTTGACTGTTCGGCCGGATCTCAAGCCTTGGGCTCCTTTGCAGGATTCAGAAGTATATTTAGCATCTCTAG aGAAGAAACTAAAAAGAATTAAGGGTTTAAGCCAGGAAGTGACTTCCAAGGACATGCTTCGTACCCTTGCCCAGGCCAAGAAAGAATGCTGGGATCGATTCCTTCAGGAGAAGTTAGAATCTGAGTTCTTTATGGAGGGCCTTGAGTCTGATGAGAG TACTTTGGAACATTTCAAGAGGTGGCTGCAGCCAGACAAAGTGGCCATCAGTGCCGAAGAGATACAGTACCTGATTCCGCCAGAGTCACAGTCTGAGAAGCCCAGGGAGGAGCCAGCATCTGTGGAACAATAA
- the CCDC32 gene encoding coiled-coil domain-containing protein 32 isoform X2, producing the protein MKSFESIDSTVPRSSRDLWAEICSCLPNPDQGNDPKDAFSDSFMDLSSGGKNEKEAAVLTVRPDLKPWAPLQDSEVYLASLEKKLKRIKGLSQEVTSKDMLRTLAQAKKECWDRFLQEKLESEFFMEGLESDESTLEHFKRWLQPDKVAISAEEIQYLIPPESQSEKPREEPASVEQ; encoded by the exons ATGAAATCATTTGAGAGCATTGATTCTACTGTTCCAAGGTCCAGCCGGGACCTCTGGGCAGAAATCTGTTCCTGTTTGCCAAATCCTGACCAGGGGAATGATCCCAAAGATGCCTTCTCTGATTCCTTTATGGATTTATCTTCTGGGggtaaaaatgagaaagaagctgCAGTCTTGACTGTTCGGCCGGATCTCAAGCCTTGGGCTCCTTTGCAGGATTCAGAAGTATATTTAGCATCTCTAG aGAAGAAACTAAAAAGAATTAAGGGTTTAAGCCAGGAAGTGACTTCCAAGGACATGCTTCGTACCCTTGCCCAGGCCAAGAAAGAATGCTGGGATCGATTCCTTCAGGAGAAGTTAGAATCTGAGTTCTTTATGGAGGGCCTTGAGTCTGATGAGAG TACTTTGGAACATTTCAAGAGGTGGCTGCAGCCAGACAAAGTGGCCATCAGTGCCGAAGAGATACAGTACCTGATTCCGCCAGAGTCACAGTCTGAGAAGCCCAGGGAGGAGCCAGCATCTGTGGAACAATAA